In Dryobates pubescens isolate bDryPub1 unplaced genomic scaffold, bDryPub1.pri scaffold_60_arrow_ctg1, whole genome shotgun sequence, a single window of DNA contains:
- the LOC104309360 gene encoding olfactory receptor 14J1, whose product MSYDRYVAICRPLHYETLLGSRVCLHLAAAVWACGFLYALLHTANTFSLPLCQGNALDQFFCEVPQILKLSCSTSYLRELWLIVASVCLFFVCFVFIVVSYVQIFRAVLRIPSQQGRHKAFATCLPHLAVVSLFLSTVIFAYLKPTSISSPSLDLVLAVLYSVVPPAVNPLIYSLRNQELKDALRKMITRCFQEE is encoded by the coding sequence atgtcctacgatcgctacgttgccatctgcagacccctgcactatgagaccctcctgggcagcagagtttgtctccacctggcagcagctgtctgggcctgtggctttctctatgctctgctgcacacagccaatacattttccctgcccctctgccagggcaatgctctggaccagttcttctgtgaagtccCCCAGATCCttaagctctcctgctccacatcctacctcagggaactttggcttaTTGTGGCCAGTGTCTGTTtattctttgtctgttttgtgttcattgtggtgtcctatgtgcagatcttcagggcagtgctgaggatcccctctcagcagggacgccacaaagcctttgccacctgcctccctcacctggctgtggtctccctgtttctcagcactgtaatctttgcctacctgaagcccaCTTCTATCtcgtccccatccctggatctgGTGCTTGCAGTTCTCTACTCAGTGGTTCCTCCAGCAGtcaaccctctcatctacagcctgaggaaccaagagctgaaggatgccCTGAGGAAAATGATCACTAGATGCTTTCAGGAggaataa